The stretch of DNA GAACTGATGACATCACACGTGTAGAGATGCGTATCCTGGATATTTCTAGGTCAGTATCTTATATGTTCCTCCAACTAAGGTTGGGAACTGGAAATGAAGTTTGAGAATATATGCAACTGACTAATTCATTCTTTGCAACCCAAAAGATTGTTTTACTAAGCCAATCAAGATCCACATGCTCAAATGCTTTTACATGCATATGTTTCAAAATCAGTATTGCCATTATAGTGTTAGGAGAAAAAATGACACTAATTGCCTTGTTcaacaaataaaatgtttatgaaTGCAGGCGAATGAAGTTGGTAGGGCCCTTGATCCTTGCATTTAAGTATCTATGGAGTTCATGAATCTAGTCCACATGCAATTAAGTCAAGTTAGTTGTTCCTGCTTTCTAGCAGTAGGGGACCTGATGCCTCACAATTTGACATGGCCAGACTTTCTATCTAGCTGAAGTGCCGCAGATAAACTGATATATCTAGCTGAAAAGAACCAAACAACTGAACAAAGCAATGCTCAAGTATAAGGCTCTCTTCTCCCAATGTAGTGAAAGAAGCATCATACACCAACAATGAGTGAACAGTTCATACGTCTATCAAGTAATGAAGCATTAAGACCCATATAGGCGGTCAGCTTACAGTAACAATGCCAATTCATGATGAATGTATAATGATAAAGATATTTCTgcaaaattagagaaaataataCCCAAAATATAGGAGAGCAATCATAGGAAGCAATTAGTAATTATCCAAAACTAATTAACTACTTCCTAAATAAACTTAAACATGTCAATAGTTGCACATTGTGAAATCTACCAACGAAATGGAAAAAagcaaaattagaagagaaGGTATGTACCATCTCGGAGTTGTGCTTGTTGTTCCATTGCTTGGAGACGGAACTTCAATTCGTTATTCTGGTTCGATAGACCAACAGAATCTCTCTGCACACAATGTGAAGAAGACAAAGCAAAGCAATTTAGGAAATGGTTAATGAAGGCATACAGAAACAAAATATCAGCAGTTCAAATCCCCACTTGTAATAAGGTAAGCTGTGCAGACAATGTGGTAGCTTCTGTCTGTAGAGTCTGAACCTTATGTTCCAACTCTGAAATGTACCGCATCTTCCGTTCTTTGGAACGAGCAGCTGATTGACGATTTGCCAAAATCCTAATTTAGACAACCACGGAGGTTAATAGAATATATCgaaaaaattttacacaaattttctcaaaaaatgggAAACCAAGCACGGCCATTTATGCTTCTTAGTGATTTAGTTTTATAAAGGATAGAGAATGTAATACCTTTTCGCACGCTTTGGGTCCATCAACGCAATATCAGCAAGTTTTTCATTTGCCATAATTTTCTTCAGTTCTGCCCCGCTAAACTCGCCATTTCCAAACTCCAAACTAAAGGCAGCCGAATTACCATCAACTGAATTGCTGGGTGACATTTGTCCAGGACGAGTTCCAGGTGAAGGTGGCAGTTTCGGTGACTCATCACCGAAGTGCAACTTCCCTACGAAGCTGTCCATAGAAAGACTTCTGTAGTGTCTGGTAGTTGGGGCAATATCTCCCCCTGCACTCCTTTTTATCCCTTCCTTCCTCCCAGCTGAAGAATTTAATCCTGCCCTCTGCATGTTGCCCCCACTTTCATTCACACTGCTTTCTGCTTCGTTATCACTGCTATCACCTCCATTAGTCTTTGTCCCACTTGCTCTACTATCCAAGTCCTCACGATTCTCATTTCCATTCTTGTAATCTGTTCCCGAAGAGTTCAATGCATCAAGGTTATCCAAATTCATATATGCAGAAAACAGATCATCCACAACTTCCCCTTCTGATTTCCTCTCATCCATACCTTCGGTATTGATTTCACCACCTTTCCCCCAACTCGATTCCTTTTTAACCGGTTGAGCAGGCTCTCTTCCAGACAACGACCTCTCTAAACCACCAGCTACCCTCAAAGGAACGAGGGACGGTGAAGATTGCATTATATTAGAGAACCCAAATGGAATATCACTATTAGACCTTCTATGCGTTTTCCGAGGGGGTAAACTATCCCCAACCCGGGAAGCATCTCCCCTCGAATAAGGTGAGGGAGGCAACAAAGAACGCGATCCCGCATTCCGATCCTCCATTGACACATCACCCGGCACCGCATCAGAAATCGACGTGGATGAGGAGTCACGAAACACAGACGGGCTCAGGGGGGCAATGAATCAAG from Juglans microcarpa x Juglans regia isolate MS1-56 chromosome 3S, Jm3101_v1.0, whole genome shotgun sequence encodes:
- the LOC121257809 gene encoding LOW QUALITY PROTEIN: bZIP transcription factor 29-like (The sequence of the model RefSeq protein was modified relative to this genomic sequence to represent the inferred CDS: inserted 1 base in 1 codon) codes for the protein MGDTEEANSDTMQRLHSSFGTSSSSILNQHLSMDQLNIRQLSPSVNRARHFQPNFSGDSTKRIGIPPSHPHQIPPISPYSQIPVSRPVNQQTGSQNFSPGPAHSRSLSQPSFFSLDSLPPXSPSVFRDSSSTSISDAVPGDVSMEDRNAGSRSLLPPSPYSRGDASRVGDSLPPRKTHRRSNSDIPFGFSNIMQSSPSLVPLRVAGGLERSLSGREPAQPVKKESSWGKGGEINTEGMDERKSEGEVVDDLFSAYMNLDNLDALNSSGTDYKNGNENREDLDSRASGTKTNGGDSSDNEAESSVNESGGNMQRAGLNSSAGRKEGIKRSAGGDIAPTTRHYRSLSMDSFVGKLHFGDESPKLPPSPGTRPGQMSPSNSVDGNSAAFSLEFGNGEFSGAELKKIMANEKLADIALMDPKRAKRILANRQSAARSKERKMRYISELEHKVQTLQTEATTLSAQLTLLQRDSVGLSNQNNELKFRLQAMEQQAQLRDALNDALTTEVQRLKLATTELSGENPSKCMVPQLSVNAQMFQLQQPSSTQHNIHQLQQQQQQPPQSRNENSNTTSKPESLQ